In Ctenopharyngodon idella isolate HZGC_01 chromosome 20, HZGC01, whole genome shotgun sequence, the following proteins share a genomic window:
- the mia3 gene encoding transport and Golgi organization protein 1 homolog isoform X20 yields the protein MAARNAYFYYVFTLVLYACFHRSSADRRFSDLKRCADDECSMLLGRGKAAKDFTGPDCRFLSFKKGETIYVYYKLSGQRSDLWAGSVGNHFGYFPKDYLNINHVYTEKELEVPTEETDFVCFETGLDKFESYDIDVLLGSTLLIESENSTEESKEPAQNEDESQLPSETEAESAELLESETVDSESTSLLESESVDSESTLLLESETVDSESTSLLESESVDSESTSLLESESVDSESASLLEAESVGSKSTSPVESESVDSESALPVESELVDSESTSLFEAESVGSKSTSPVESKSVDSESTLPVESESVDSESTLPVESKSVNSESTLPAESKSVSSESTLPVESKSVSSESTLPVESKSVHSESTLPVESKSVDSESTLPVESKLVDSESPSPLESESVDSKSTSPLESESVDSESTLPIESKSVNSDSVKSPEIETLHSKSTEEDSDILISDIFQPKTDSLKPTLETKDAVKEEMEDISISQDADVILEDVETEPSDSDALDTDYSELLHNQSDSDFEPRERSQLPLETQTAGLDAVHEEPAKTELNDKDIPLQTPEKTLEDENSQSTLNDTEREGESQVTESLQVLTKESVADVEEQAAQSDADVKIPTLSHLPPDTKTASDAREVVPSEPPLNVDQMQVSENTEDDDPKKLDTKEMENLQKASMNKNENAHKNTADDGPQNALTNKIEKANESIDKPEKVNATKSGEFVLESQETAPILDETDEQIDKVKNELVNLLKNTLESEEQSLEDEDEEDVSEDIEELLEDENALHSTENTHEPKENPQPDGDELVVTQQSENITEQEENDEVHLPPEEPEYSDSVLRLTILRDHLKDEEMERMQKYFGLKNLFKIEAMFSDLDLEMKSARELKTDTEEIEQTLDQIMEASENSILDATEELFNERDRKAQEHGQEKEPEIYDVEATILDAFQEIVFSLRQKYSAASDSVPLVEDEQPASETDEKIDSEEVKGLDSNTEMIAPPETPEMHEEQNESELIQNSELNPNEDLSHSKDAGLEEDGGHFNRNKDAQIGFEDAEEIQKGPHAILEKPVDIGFHFEMDQSSGSLESPAVSDFHDTEANTDSSSSSTSDELWGLLLPVKEYLGVYGEILITALPEEWRPGPTFHGVPWEPVLVTVVVGTLTILMFFWRTVLAIKGRTYQLTEKQLRDKIQQLLSEKSDAVNKITELNDKIKEREERLKKSEKSLSSSQQEMKGLKNHQQKLQSQWEGMSGSISQLNQKIVDTQEENTNLNEKIAKMHQRIEKYQKTLKNYDEERAKVHVLMDEAKLREDALKAQVMSFEKENGALKEQKKSLLRDAKDWQEKHKKLSEEIRVYHKSQKELEDSLLHKENEIDVLSSCIAELNRLGAGDSAELQKEDAKMSNGEDDEKKMDTTRVRIKQMMDVSRIKATLSIVEDERNRYMESLLAEQKSRQELEEQYQKVMHDQMNLNNEKTHLENQFKNLQQRLEITTELYQQKENALQQKLTQEELERREKETKLSEVDSKALRSEEELRALKQKIKDIEEEMQQNERSLKSEVAVQEKKAHENWLKARASERALVEERRELANLRQKLVEYRDKISDMEQSLFKLNSGPPDRHMPPQRRGDSYGPSPVSGGAPSPPLMIEGPGRPPSAPVGRRGEPFGPRPPSDPHGRFSDLGHPLPSRPEMFPPMTSSPCAHDGPMQTAPVTETAEASEQVSSEPVEPLSKSQSQGSFLPSPIRDSPVPPPKSYGPPIMPPNGPPPMMIRPPNGHPPMMPPEPRFRPPHMDSYGPPPPIGPFGPVPPPFARGPPLGPLPPPPLGQRDIPPEFFGPRGLPPRSFPPGPLPPPGAMIPPPYAARGFPGPPPLMAQSSRDGDGNVAPANVPPTDGSHQNAGGSTMAEP from the exons ATGGCTGCAcgaaatgcatatttttattatgtttttacgCTTGTTCTTTACGCGTGTTTTCATAGAAGCAGCGCGGACCGGCGCTTCTCCGACCTGAAGCGATGCGCCGATGATGAATGTAGCA TGCTTCTCGGCAGAGGGAAGGCCGCTAAGGATTTCACAGGGCCGGACTGTCGGTTTCTTTCTTTCAAGAAAGGAGAGAcgatatatgtatattataaacTCTCAGGGCAGAGGTCAGACTTGTGGGCTGGAAGT GTTGGAAACCACTTTGGTTATTTCCCAAAGGACTATCTTAATATAAATCATGTATATACTGAAAAAGAATTGGAGGTGCCTACAGAG GAAACAGATTTTGTTTGCTTTGAGACGGGCCTTGATAAATTTGAAAGCTATGATATAGATGTGCTGTTGGGCAGCACATTGTTGATAGAAAGCGAGAATTCAACAGAGGAATCAAAAGAACCAGCTCAGAATGAAGATGAATCTCAACTGCCTTCTGAAACGGAGGCAGAATCAGCGGAGCTTCTTGAATCAGAGACAGTCGATTCAGAATCAACATCGCTTCTTGAATCAGAGTCAGTCGATTCAGAATCAACATTGCTTCTTGAATCAGAGACAGTCGATTCAGAATCAACATCGCTTCTTGAATCAGAGTCAGTCGATTCAGAATCAACATCGCTTCTTGAATCAGAGTCAGTCGATTCAGAATCAGCATCACTTCTTGAAGCAGAATCAGTAGGTTCGAAATCAACATCGCCTGTTGAATCAGAGTCAGTTGATTCAGAATCAGCATTGCCTGTTGAATCGGAGTTAGTCGATTCAGAATCAACATCACTTTTTGAAGCAGAATCAGTAGGTTCAAAATCAACATCGCCTGTTGAATCAAAGTCAGTAGATTCAGAATCAACATTGCCTGTTGAATCAGAGTCAGTAGATTCAGAATCAACATTGCCTGTTGAATCAAAGTCAGTCAATTCAGAATCAACATTGCCTGCTGAATCAAAGTCAGTCAGTTCAGAATCAACATTGCCTGTTGAATCAAAGTCAGTCAGTTCAGAATCAACATTGCCTGTTGAATCAAAGTCAGTCC ATTCAGAATCAACATTGCCTGTTGAATCAAAGTCAGTAGATTCAGAATCAACATTGCCTGTTGAATCAAAGTTAGTAGATTCAGAATCACCATCACCTCTTGAATCAGAGTCAGTTGATTCAAAATCAACATCGCCTCTTGAATCAGAGTCAGTCGATTCAGAATCAACATTGCCTATTGAATCAAAGTCAGTCAATTCAGATTCTGTAAAATCTCCTGAAATAGAGACATTACATTCAAAATCTACTGAAGAGGACTCAGATATCTTGATATCAGATATCTTTCAGCCAAAGACTGACTCATTAAAACCAACATTGGAAACTAAAGATGCAGTAAAAGAAGAGATGGAAGATATTTCAATAAGCCAAGATGCCGATGTCATTTTAGAAGATGTAGAAACAGAGCCATCAGATTCTGATGCACTTGATACTGATTATTCTGAGCTTTTGCACAACCAAAGTGACTCTGATTTCGAGCCTCGGGAGCGCTCACAACTTCCCCTTGAAACACAAACAGCAGGTTTAGATGCAGTACATGAAGAACCTGCCAAAACAGAGCTAAACGATAAAGATATACCACTACAAACACCAGAGAAAACACTTGAGGATGAGAACAGCCAGTCGACTTTGAATGATACGGAGCGTGAAGGGGAATCGCAAGTGACCGAATCCCTTCAAGTACTCACCAAAGAATCAGTTGCTGATGTCGAAGAACAAGCTGCACAAAGTGATGCTGATGTCAAAATCCCAACACTTTCTCATCTGCCACCAGACACTAAAACTGCTTCAGATGCACGTGAAGTCGTCCCATCTGAACCGCCATTAAATGTAGACCAGATGCAAGTAAGTGAAAACACTGAAGATGACGATCCAAAGAAGTTAGACacaaaagaaatggaaaacCTTCAGAAGGCCAGCATGAACAAGAATGAAAACGCACACAAAAACACTGCAGACGACGGTCCTCAGAATGCACTTACAAACAAGATCGAAAAAGCGAATGAATCCATTGACAAACCGGAGAAGGTAAATGCAACCAAAAGTGGGGAATTTGTTTTAGAAAGCCAAGAAACTGCACCTATACTTGACGAAACAGACGAACAGATTGATAAAGTGAAGAACGAACTTGTGAATCTACTGAAAAACACACTGGAATCAGAAGAACAAAGTCTTGAAGATGAAGACGAAGAGGACGTGAGCGAAGACATCGAAGAGCTTTTGGAGGATGAGAACGCTCTTCATTCTACAGAAAACACACATGAGCCTAAAGAAAATCCTCAACCTGACGGCGATGAATTGGTTGTTACCCAACAAAGCGAAAACATCACAGAACAAGAGGAAAACGATGAGGTTCATCTTCCTCCCGAAGAGCCTGAATACAGCGACAGCGTACTGAGACTCACAATTTTACGAGATCACTTGAAGGACGAGGAAATGGAGCGCATGCAGAAGTATTTCGGACTGAAGAACCTGTTTAAGATCGAAGCCATGTTTTCTGACCTAGATCTGGAGATGAAGTCTGCGAGAGAGCTGAAGACGGATACGGAGGAAATCGAGCAGACCCTAGACCAGATCATGGAGGCCTCAGAGAACTCCATTCTTGATGCGACGGAAGAATTATTTAATGAAAGAGACCGGAAAGCTCAGGAACATGGACAGGAGAAGGAGCCAGAAATATATGATGTTGAGGCTACAATCTTAGACGCTTTTCAGGAGATTGTTTTCTCTTTACGACAGAAATATTCAGCCGCCAGTGACAGCGTCCCGTTGGTCGAGGATGAACAACCTGCATCTGAAACGG ATGAGAAAATTGACTCTGAAGAGGTGAAGGGTTTGGACAGTAACACCGAAATGATCGCTCCACCTGAAACTCCTGAAATGCATGAGGAGCAAAATGAATCTGAACTGATTCAGAATTCTGAATTAAATCCGAATGAAGATTTGTCCCACAGTAAAGACGCAGGTCTTGAGGAGGACGGAGGCCATTTCAACAGAAATAAAGATGCACAAATAGGGTTCGAGGACGCTGAGGAGATTCAAAAGGGGCCTCATGCTATTTTGGAGAAACCGGTGGACATCGGCTTTCACTTTGAAATGGATCAGTCTTCAg GTTCACTAGAGTCTCCAGCTGTCTCTGATTTCCATGACACTGAAGCAAACACTGATTCCTCCAGCTCCTCAACTTCAGATGAACTCTGGGGTTTACTGCTTCCCGTCAAAGAATATCTTGGGGTGTACGGAGAAATT CTGATCACTGCTCTTCCAGAGGAATGGCGACCGGGTCCCACTTTCCACGGAGTCCCCTGGGAGCCTGTGCTCGTCACAGTGGTTGTCGGGACCCTCACGATACTGATGTTCTTCTGGAGGACGGTGCTCGCT ATCAAAGGCAGAACCTATCAAT TAACAGAAAAGCAGCTCAGAGACAAGATCCAGCAGCTTCTCAGCGAGAAATCTGATGCTGTTAACAAGATCACAGAATTGAATGACAAG ATAAAAGAACGTGAAGAGCGGCTGAAAAAATCTGAGAAATCACTGAGTTCCAGCCAACAAGAAATGAAGGGGCTGAAG AATCATCAGCAGAAGCTCCAGAGTCAGTGGGAGGGGATGTCCGGGAGTATTTCACAGCTTAACCAAAAAATTGTGGACACACAGGAAGAAAATACAAATCTTAATGAGAAG ATTGCCAAAATGCACCAGAGAATCGAGAAATACCAGAAAACACTGAAGAACTACGACGAGGAGCGTGCAAAG GTTCATGTCCTCATGGATGAAGCTAAACTCAGAGAAGATGCTCTTAAGGCTCAGGTGATGTCCTTTGAGAAGGAAAACGGCGCTttaaaagagcagaagaaatCT CTCCTTCGTGATGCTAAAGACTGGCAGGAGAAGCACAAGAAACTGAGTGAGGAGATCAGAGTTTATCACAAATCCCAGAAAGAGCTGGAGGACTCGCTGCTGCACAAGGAAAATGAGATTGAT GTTTTGTCCAGCTGTATCGCAGAGCTCAACCGTCTGGGAGCCGGTGATTCTGCTGAACTCCAGAAAGAAGATGCTAAAATGTCTAATGGAGAAGATGATG AGAAGAAGATGGACACCACGAGAGTGCGGATCAAACAGATGATGGACGTCTCCAGG ATTAAAGCAACTCTCAGTATTGTTGAAGACGAGAGAAATCGCTACATGGAAAGTCTCCTCGCCGAACAGAAATCCAGACAGGAGCTGGAGG aGCAATATCAGAAGGTCATGCACGACCAGATGAATCTGAACAATGAGAAAACACATCTGGAGAACCAGTTCAAGAACCTGCAGCAAAGACTAGAAATCACCACTGAACTCTACCAGCAGAAAGAAAACGCCCTGCAACA GAAATTGACTCAGGAGGAGCTGGAGAGACGTGAGAAGGAGACGAAGCTGTCGGAGGTGGACAGTAAAGCTCTGCGGTCGGAAGAGGAGCTGAGAGCGCTTAAACAGAAGATCAAGGACATTGAGGAGGAGATGCAGCAGAACGAGCGCTCGCTGAAGTCTGAG GTGGCAGTCCAGGAAAAGAAAGCCCATGAGAACTGG TTGAAAGCGCGTGCTTCAGAACGAGCTCTGGTGGAGGAAAGAAGAGAGTTGGCCAACCTTCGTCAGAA GCTTGTGGAGTACAGAGATAAAATCTCAGACATGGAGCAAAGTCTGTTCAAACTCAACTCCGGACCCCCGGATCGCCACATGCCGCCACAGCGAAGAG GTGATTCGTACGGGCCGTCTCCTGTGAGTGGGGGGGCTCCCTCTCCTCCTCTAATGATAGAGGGTCCTGGACGCCCCCCCTCTGCACCTGTAGGGCGAAGGGGTGAACCGTTCG GTCCACGACCCCCGTCTGACCCTCACGGACGCTTCTCAGACCTTGGACACCCGCTGCCATCCCGACCAG AAATGTTTCCTCCGATGACATCATCTCCATGTGCACATGACGGACCAATG CAGACCGCTCCAGTCACAGAGACGGCCGAGGCCTCAGAGCAGGTCTCGTCTGAGCCTGTAGAGCCC CTCTCCAAGTCTCAGAGTCAGggatccttccttccttctccCATACGGGATTCTCCGGTTCCGCCTCCCAAGTCTTACGGACCCCCAATCATGCCGCCCAATGGGCCGCCGCCAATGATGATCCGACCGCCCAATGGCCACCCTCCCATGATGCCCCCTGAGCCTCGCTTTAGACCGCCACACATGGATTCTTACGGCCCTCCTCCTCCGATTGGCCCGTTTGGACCTGTACCGCCCCCTTTTG CACGAGGCCCACCGTTGGGACCACTGCCTCCACCACCACTCGGACAGCGCGACATCCCGCCTGAATTTTTCGGACCTCGCGGGCTTCCCCCTCGTTCCTTCCCTCCCGGGCCTCTGCCGCCCCCTGGAGCAATGATTCCACCTCCATACGCCGCACGCGGTTTCCCGGGACCCCCTCCGCTGATGGCTCAGAGCTCCAGAGACGGTGACGGGAACGTCGCACCAGCTAACGTCCCGCCAACGGACGGCTCCCATCAGAACGCGGGCGGCTCCACAATGGCTGAGCCTTGA